A single Phoenix dactylifera cultivar Barhee BC4 chromosome 1, palm_55x_up_171113_PBpolish2nd_filt_p, whole genome shotgun sequence DNA region contains:
- the LOC103715774 gene encoding probable pectinesterase 53 yields MACKLHTNSLLPLVLLTFFLLPSTPLSSYPNNERDEFMKWISWNVQNHKRTVAWQLNSNSGVLHGGSRSLDMKLAKAEAAATRYIVSQNGSGNYKSIREAIDSIPLHNTRRVILEIRSGIYREKIVIPKSMSFITFLGNGASPPVITGNDTAATRGKDGVPLNTFHSPTVAVNANYFVAANIKFENTAPYPEVGTTGGQAVALRISGDKAAFYNCSFYGSQDTLYDHKGLHYFNNCFIQGSVDFIFGYGRSLYENCYLNSITKRVASLTAQKGSLKTMESGFSFLRSTITGSGLVYLGRAWGDHSRVVFSYTYMDKVVIPEGWNSWGIQRPETSGVYYGEYQCSGPGANWTGRVHWARLLTDKEAQPFLGTYYVYGESWLLGPPSALLWVSGHTIRPQGPYYFNNYFIQGSVDFIFGYGRSLYENCYLNSIAKRVASLTAQKGSLKTMESGFSFLRSTITGSGLVYHSRVVFSYTYMEKVVIPERWNSWGIQRPEMSGVYYGEYQCSGPGANWTGRVHWARLLTDKEAQPFLGTYYVYGDSWLLGPPSA; encoded by the exons ATGGCTTGTAAGCTCCACACCAACTCTCTCCTTCCTCTCGTTCTCCTtaccttcttccttctcccttcaACACCCCTTTCAAGCTATCCAAACAATGAAAGAGATGAGTTCATGAAATGGATATCATGGAATGTCCAAAACCACAAAAGAACTGTCGCATGGCAGCTGAACTCCAATTCAGGAGTGCTCCACGGTGGGTCGAGATCTCTTGACATGAAGCTGGCCAAGGCAGAGGCAGCGGCAACGAGGTACATTGTGAGCCAGAATGGAAGCGGGAACTATAAGAGCATAAGAGAGGCTATAGACAGCATTCCATTGCATAACACAAGGAGAGTCATCTTGGAGATCAGATCTGGAATCTATAG AGAAAAGATAGTCATTCCGAAATCCATGTCCTTCATCACCTTCTTAGGCAATGGTGCGAGCCCACCGGTGATAACAGGGAACGACACAGCAGCCACAAGGGGGAAGGATGGAGTGCCCCTCAATACATTCCACAGTCCCACTGTTGCTGTCAATGCCAACTACTTCGTTGCAGCCAACATTAAGTTTGAG AACACGGCCCCATACCCGGAAGTTGGGACAACCGGAGGACAGGCGGTGGCCCTTCGGATCTCCGGCGACAAGGCCGCCTTCTATAACTGCAGCTTCTATGGGTCTCAGGACACACTATACGACCACAAGGGCCTTCACTACTTCAACAACTGCTTCATCCAAGGGTCTGTGGATTTCATCTTTGGGTATGGGAGATCTCTATATGAA AACTGCTATCTGAACTCCATTACAAAGAGGGTGGCATCGCTCACTGCTCAGAAGGGGAGCCTCAAGACGATGGAGAGCGGGTTCTCGTTCCTCAGGAGCACGATTACGGGAAGCGGTCTGGTATACCTTGGGAGGGCATGGGGAGACCATTCAAGGGTTGTCTTCTCCTACACATACATGGACAAGGTGGTCATACCAGAAGGGTGGAACAGCTGGGGCATCCAACGGCCCGAAAC GAGCGGAGTGTACTATGGGGAGTACCAATGCAGCGGACCAGGAGCTAACTGGACGGGGAGGGTCCATTGGGCTCGTCTGCTAACTGACAAGGAGGCCCAACCTTTTCTCGGCACCTACTATGTCTATGGGGAGTCCTGGTTATTGGGCCCACCATCAGCT CTTCTATGGGTCTCAGGACACACTATACGACCCCAAGGGCCTTACTACTTCAACAACTACTTCATCCAAGGGTCTGTCGATTTCATCTTTGGGTATGGAAGATCTCTATACGAA AACTGCTATCTGAACTCCATTGCAAAGAGGGTGGCATCGCTCACTGCTCAGAAGGGGAGCCTCAAGACGATGGAGAGCGGGTTCTCATTCCTCAGGAGCACGATTACCGGAAGCGGCCTAGTTTACCATTCAAGAGTTGTCTTCTCCTACACATACATGGAGAAGGTGGTCATACCAGAAAGGTGGAACAGCTGGGGCATCCAACGGCCCGAAAT GAGCGGAGTGTACTATGGGGAGTACCAATGCAGCGGACCAGGAGCTAACTGGACGGGGAGGGTCCATTGGGCTCGTCTGCTAACTGACAAGGAGGCCCAACCTTTTCTCGGCACCTACTATGTCTATGGGGATTCCTGGTTATTGGGCCCACCATCAGCTTAG
- the LOC103699977 gene encoding transcription factor MYB2-like, with translation MEVHGRVLSSATPPSEEEMDLRRGPWTVEEDLKLINYITVHGDGRWNTLARCAGLKRTGKSCRLRWLNYLRPDVRRGNITPEEQLLILELHSRWGNRWSKIAQHLPGRTDNEIKNYWRTRVQKQAKQLQCDVNSKKFKDAMRYIWMPRLVERIRAASGSSLQASNPLPDCPTEQPGQAWPCPESSASAPAGSNSSDSVVTHFSSPPASDSFTGDYHNYPGCIQGGENKSGDGIQAGFAQLDGGWYENREMFDFEQGGWGENLWNLEDNWFMQQEV, from the exons ATGGAAGTCCATGGAAGGGTGCTCAGCTCTGCAACACCACCAAGTGAGGAGGAGATGGACCTCAGAAGAGGCCCTTGGACTGTGGAGGAAGACCTTAAACTCATCAACTACATCACTGTCCATGGCGATGGCCGATGGAACACTCTCGCCCGTTGTGCAG GGCTGAAACGGACAGGCAAGAGCTGCAGGCTCCGGTGGCTCAACTATCTCCGGCCGGATGTCCGGCGTGGAAACATTACTCCTGAAGAACAACTCCTTATCCTAGAGCTCCACTCCCGTTGGGGAAACAG ATGGTCGAAAATAGCACAGCACCTTCCCGGGAGGACCGACAACGAGATAAAGAATTATTGGAGGACCAGAGTGCAAAAGCAAGCCAAGCAGCTCCAGTGCGACGTCAACAGCAAGAAGTTCAAAGACGCCATGCGCTATATTTGGATGCCTCGCCTCGTCGAACGCATCCGGGCAGCCTCGGGCAGCTCCCTCCAAGCCTCCAACCCCCTGCCCGACTGCCCGACCGAGCAGCCCGGGCAGGCCTGGCCCTGCCCGGAGAGCTCGGCCTCTGCCCCGGCCGGGTCGAACTCGTCTGACTCGGTCGTGACTCACTTCTCGTCACCTCCCGCCTCGGACTCGTTCACGGGCGATTATCATAATTATCCTGGCTGTATTCAGGGAGGTGAGAATAAGAGCGGCGACGGCATCCAGGCCGGGTTTGCTCAGTTGGACGGAGGGTGGTACGAGAACCGGGAAATGTTTGACTTTGAGCAAGGCGGGTGGGGAGAGAATTTGTGGAACTTAGAGGACAATTGGTTCATGCAACAAGAAGTTTAA